The DNA segment CGTGGCGGCCGCGTCGAACCAGGCGCGGGCGGTGGCGGCGGTGGTGGCGGTCCGGAACGCCTCGGCCGTCCACTTGCTCGACGGCGCGGCGTCCCAGCCCAGCCAGGCGGTGGCGGCGGCGTCGGCGAACAGCCCCCAGTCCTGATCGACCAGGGAGAGCAGTGCCTTCGTCTGCGCGGGCTGCATGGCCTCCCGCATCCGCGGCGCGCCACCGAACAGGACGAGCCGCTCGACCGTCGCCGGCGAGCGGGCCGCGAACGCGATCGCCGTGGCGACCGAGTGGTAGTAGCCGAACAGCGACGCCCGTTCGACGCCGGCGTGCGCCAGGACCGCCCGCAGATCACGCAGGTGCGCGTCCACTCCGAGATCGCCGAGGTCGATGTCCCGGTCCGAGCTGCCCGTTCCCCGGCCGTCGTAGAGGATCACGGTGAGACTCCGCGCCAGGGTCTCGTAGGCCGTGCGCAGCCAGGGGATCCGCCACTGCGCCACGATGTTGCTGAGCGACGGCATCCAGACCAGTACCGGACCCTGCCCGAACATCTGATAGCCGATCGACACTCCATCATCGGTACGGGCGAAGCGCAGACTCTCCACGAGGTTCAGTATCGTCATCCCCGGGGTTGGCGCCGTCATCCCAGGGGTTGGCGTCGGCGCCCTCGGTGCTCAGCAGCACCACCGTCGCGCCGGGCGCAAGCGTCATCGTGCGAGCCGCGGCGAGGGCTGCCGCACCGCACGGACCGGCGGAGATGCCGTGGAGTCTCAAGGCTTCGGCGGCGCTCAGGCTCTGCGCGTCGGTCACCGTCACCGCTCGGTCGAGACGATCCTTGAGGTACGGCCAAGCCAGACTGGAGACGGTGCCGCAGTTCAACCCCGCCATGACCGTTTCTGACGTGTCGGTGGTGACGGGTTCACCGGCTTCCCGGCTGGCGCCCAGGAAGGTGGCGTTGGTGGGTTCCACCGCCACGAGCAATGTCGGATATTCCGCGAAATAGGTGGTTCCTGCCTGCGCCAGCGAACCGACGCCCACCGGCATGATCAGCACGTCGGGTGCAGCCCCCAACTGCTCCATGATCTCGGCGAAGAGGGTCGAGTAGCCATCCACGATCCACTGCGGGATCCGCTCGTAGCCCGGCCAGGCCGTGTCCTGCACCAGCGTCCCGCCGGCTTCGGCTGCCGCCCGGACCGCATCGTCGTAACTCCCCGCGATCGTGGAGACCTGCGCACCTTCCGCCTCGATGGCGGCGATCGCGCTGGGGTGCACCCCGCTGGGGACGAAGACGTGCGCTTCCAGTCCTCGCTGCTTCGCCACCCGAGCGACAGCGCGACCATGATTGCCGTCAGATGCAGTGACCAGCCGCGTGGTCCCCCGCCCTCCGTCCCGGCCTGCCTTCCCTGCCCCGCCTTCCCGGCCCATCTCCTCGGGCGACATTTCGGATAAGAGCCGATTTATCGCCCAGGATGCGCCGAGAACCTTGAACGCCGGCAGGCCGAAGCGCGACGACTCGTCCTTGACCAGCACCCTGCCCACGCCGAGCTCGGCAGCGAGTGCCGGCAGCTCGTGCAGGGGAGTGGGCGCATAACCGGGAAGGCCGGCGTGGAACCGGCGTACCTCATCCGTCACGACCGCCAGCATGCCGACCGGCCCTGCGATCGGTCCAGCGCATCCTTCCGAGCGAGAACCGGCTGCCGACCGTGACCCGGCGGGGCCTGAACGCCCATCTTGCGATCCGGGCCGGTCGGGAGCCCTCGGATAGCCTCAAGGTGGTCGCGCGCCCGCCGATGAGGCACAGGATGCGAGCGATCTTCCTGCTCTACGCGGCTGCCGCCATGATCACGTATGTGGTCGCGGGCGACGGCCGATCCGCCGTTCAGCTGGTGATCGTCGCGACGCCGCTGGTGACGTTCGCGTACGCGCTCGCCAGCCGCCGCCTCCCGCACCAGCGACCATGGCTGATCTCGGTCGGCGGCCTCCTGCTGTTGCTCCTGGGACAACTGACCTGGCCGGGCTGGCTCGACGGCCACATCGGCCAAGCCGAGAGCAGTCCCGCCGAACTCACCCTCTCCGCATCGCATGGTCTCTTTCTTCTCGGTACGGCGGCAGCGCTGCGCCGCCGGCTCGCCGCCGATGCCAGTGGTCTCCTCGACGCGGCTCTGCTCGGGCTCTGCGCCGGTGGACCGCTGTGGGTCTGGGGTGTGCAGCCGCACCTGCCCTCCAATGCCTCACCGCTCGGCCTGCTCCTCCTCATGATCGACATCTTTGCGATCTCCGGGGTGATCGGCTGCCTGATCCGGATGGGCGCTGCCCGCGGGCCGGGGCGGGACTCCATCGTCTATCTGCTCTTCACGGCCGTTCTCACGCTTGCCGCGCTGGTCACCGGACGGCCGGAGCCGCTGCTCATGGCCTTCCTCACCATCGCGGCAGCGCCTCTGCAACGGGACGCGGGCGCTGTCACCGAGCCGTTGCCGTCGTCGGGAGCACCCGTCGCCGGCCGGCTGACGCTGATCTGGTTGGCGCTGGCGTTGAGTGTCAATCCGCTGCTCTCCGCCGTACAGATCATGCGGGGAACCTCCACCGCGAGCCTGATGCTGCCGGTCGGCACGCTGCTGGTGATCCCGCTCGTGCTGCTGCGCTTCCACCGGCTCGCCGTCCAGCGTGAAGAGGCCGAACGCACCCTCGCCCACCAGGCCTCCCACGACGAGCTGACCGGCCTGCGCAACCGCCGGCACGTGATGGCCGCGCTGGACCGCGCCCTGGCCGGCGGCTCCGGGGTGTCGGTGCTGCTCTGCGACCTCGACGGCTTCAAGCCCATCAACGACCGTTACGGACATCTGGTCGGCGACGAGGCCCTCAAGGTCGTCGCCGCTCGCCTCACCGCCGTCACCCGCCCCGGCGACGTGGTGGGCCGCCTCGGAGGCGACGAGTTCCTGGTCATCTGCGACGGCGTCGCTCCGGACGACCTCGCCGCCCGGATCCGGGAGACCCTGCGCCTGCCGATGGCCCTCTCCGCCGGCGTCGTCTCGATCGGCGTCACGGTCGGTTCGGCGTCCGCCCCGGCGGGCTCTTCTGACCTGGACCGGGAGGCTCTGGTCGCCGAAGCCGACGCGGCGATGTACGCCGGCAAGTCAGCACGAGCGGCCTGACGCGCTTCAGATGGCCGCGCTTCAGATGGCCGCGCTTCAGATGGCCGCACTTCAGATGGCGGCGCTTCAGATGGCCGCGCTTCGGGTTGCCGACAAGGGCGCCCCGGCTGCTGGATCATCGCCTGCCGGAGCGCCCTCAAGCCGTACCTGAGCCCATGATCCCGCAGTTGCAAACCTTTTGCAACAAGCGTCAGACCCGCCGCAGGACCGACACGACCTTTCCGAGGATCACTGCCTGGTCGCCGTCGATCACGTCGTACGCGGGGTTCCGCGGCTCCAACTTCACATGCCCGCCGCGCCGCTGGAACACCTTGACGGTCGCCTCCTCGTCGATCATCGCGGCCACGATGTCGCCGTTGTAGGCGTCCGGCTGCTGGCGGACCACGACGATGTCGCCGTCGCAGATCGCCGCGTCGATCATCGAATCGCCCTGGACGCGGAGGCTGAACAGGGTGCCCCGGCCGACGAGATCGCGAGGCAGGTTGAGCGTCTCGTCCGCGGCGTCCGAGTCGGTCGCGGCGAGGATGGGCGTACCGGCGGCAATCGTCCCCACCAGCGGGACGCTCACGTTCTCCTGCGACATCTCCGATTTCTCGGTTTTATTGCCCAGGAACATGCGTACGTCGATAGGCCGCGTGAGCGAACCGCTCCGCCGCAGGAACCCGTGCTCCTCGAGCAGCCGCAACTGCCTGCTCACCGTCGACGGCGACAACCGGACCGCGGCGCTCAATTCCCGCGTGGACGGTGGATATCCGTACCGGACCGCCCAATCCTGAATGACCGT comes from the Actinoplanes sp. OR16 genome and includes:
- the lexA gene encoding transcriptional repressor LexA, whose protein sequence is MHLDDSQLNDTSVLSDRQRRILTVIQDWAVRYGYPPSTRELSAAVRLSPSTVSRQLRLLEEHGFLRRSGSLTRPIDVRMFLGNKTEKSEMSQENVSVPLVGTIAAGTPILAATDSDAADETLNLPRDLVGRGTLFSLRVQGDSMIDAAICDGDIVVVRQQPDAYNGDIVAAMIDEEATVKVFQRRGGHVKLEPRNPAYDVIDGDQAVILGKVVSVLRRV
- a CDS encoding alpha/beta fold hydrolase produces the protein MESLRFARTDDGVSIGYQMFGQGPVLVWMPSLSNIVAQWRIPWLRTAYETLARSLTVILYDGRGTGSSDRDIDLGDLGVDAHLRDLRAVLAHAGVERASLFGYYHSVATAIAFAARSPATVERLVLFGGAPRMREAMQPAQTKALLSLVDQDWGLFADAAATAWLGWDAAPSSKWTAEAFRTATTAATARAWFDAAATIDVSDELSSVRAPALIVHRQGEQQIPAAVFRRLVASLPDARLVERPGSTPTLFMEDAATDLTLVTGFVKSGRIDATPSGTRSLTPRERQVLDRLADGDSNTEIARKLGIAVHTVERHLGNLYRKIGARGRTDAVVYALRMTENPHTG
- a CDS encoding pyridoxal-phosphate dependent enzyme, which codes for MLAVVTDEVRRFHAGLPGYAPTPLHELPALAAELGVGRVLVKDESSRFGLPAFKVLGASWAINRLLSEMSPEEMGREGGAGKAGRDGGRGTTRLVTASDGNHGRAVARVAKQRGLEAHVFVPSGVHPSAIAAIEAEGAQVSTIAGSYDDAVRAAAEAGGTLVQDTAWPGYERIPQWIVDGYSTLFAEIMEQLGAAPDVLIMPVGVGSLAQAGTTYFAEYPTLLVAVEPTNATFLGASREAGEPVTTDTSETVMAGLNCGTVSSLAWPYLKDRLDRAVTVTDAQSLSAAEALRLHGISAGPCGAAALAAARTMTLAPGATVVLLSTEGADANPWDDGANPGDDDTEPRGESALRPYR
- a CDS encoding GGDEF domain-containing protein, with translation MRAIFLLYAAAAMITYVVAGDGRSAVQLVIVATPLVTFAYALASRRLPHQRPWLISVGGLLLLLLGQLTWPGWLDGHIGQAESSPAELTLSASHGLFLLGTAAALRRRLAADASGLLDAALLGLCAGGPLWVWGVQPHLPSNASPLGLLLLMIDIFAISGVIGCLIRMGAARGPGRDSIVYLLFTAVLTLAALVTGRPEPLLMAFLTIAAAPLQRDAGAVTEPLPSSGAPVAGRLTLIWLALALSVNPLLSAVQIMRGTSTASLMLPVGTLLVIPLVLLRFHRLAVQREEAERTLAHQASHDELTGLRNRRHVMAALDRALAGGSGVSVLLCDLDGFKPINDRYGHLVGDEALKVVAARLTAVTRPGDVVGRLGGDEFLVICDGVAPDDLAARIRETLRLPMALSAGVVSIGVTVGSASAPAGSSDLDREALVAEADAAMYAGKSARAA